The Thunnus maccoyii chromosome 9, fThuMac1.1, whole genome shotgun sequence genome includes a region encoding these proteins:
- the kazald3 gene encoding kazal-type serine peptidase inhibitor domain 3, translating into MPELKGLLLLSLCLNLHTCRAFPPELPELSTEPPGRFSLTDPPLDEEPGVGGGGRDGPGGAEGCGLCEPELCPETRGCRAGLVLDSCGCCKECGNLEGQACDPGDRSVFYGLCGTGLRCQADPRPAGGGGDDEEEAVCVCEQQDAVCGSDGTTYMNMCQFREAAFSRPELKTRGKGPCKTVPVIKVPPQSQVNGTGSSLVFLCEVFAFPMALVEWRKEGRDIILPGDDPHISVQSRGGPLKFELSSWLQIEGAEPEDSGTYRCIARNNLGSVSASAVLGVLGAEELSSYLANSVSEMKQLMDATDYDQDFY; encoded by the exons ATGCCGGAGCTGAAGGGTCTCCTTCTCCTGAGTCTCTGCCTGAACCTCCACACATGCCGGGCTTTCCCCCCCGAGCTGCCCGAGCTCAGCACCGAGCCGCCCGGCAGGTTCAGCCTCACCGACCCGCCGCTGGATGAGGAGCCGGGAGTCGGCGGCGGCGGGCGGGACGGGCCCGGCGGGGCGGAGGGCTGCGGGCTGTGTGAGCCGGAGCTGTGCCCGGAGACCCGCGGCTGCCGGGCCGGCCTGGTGCTGGACTCCTGCGGCTGCTGCAAGGAGTGTGGGAACCTGGAGGGACAAGCCTGCGACCCGGGGGACCGCAGCGTCTTCTACGGGCTCTGCGGGACCGGGCTGCGGTGCCAGGCGGACCCGCGGCccgcaggaggaggaggagatgatgaagaggaggcggtgtgtgtgtgtgagcagcaggACGCGGTGTGTGGCAGCGACGGAACAACATACATGAACATGTGTCAGTTCAGAGAGGCCGCCTTCTCCAGACCCGAACTCAAGACCAGAGGGAAGGGACCCTGCAAGACAG ttccTGTCATTAAGGTTCCTCCTCAGAGTCAGGTCAACGGGACCGGTAGCAGTCTGGTTTTCCTCTGTGAGGTTTTTGCGTTTCCGATGGCTCTGGTCGagtggaggaaggaaggaagagacaTCATCCTGCCCGGAGACGACCCTCACATCTCTgtccag TCTCGGGGCGGTCCTTTGAAATTCGAGCTCTCCAGTTGGTTGCAGATTGAGGGGGCGGAGCCAGAGGACTCGGGAACCTATCGCTGCATTGCTCGTAACAATCTGGGATCTGTCTCCGCCTCTGCTGTGCTGGGAGTACTGGGAGCAG AGGAGCTGTCGTCCTACCTGGCCAACAGCGTCTCTGAGATGAAGCAGCTGATGGACGCCACAGACTACGACCAGGACttctactga